Proteins encoded by one window of Sphaerodactylus townsendi isolate TG3544 linkage group LG02, MPM_Stown_v2.3, whole genome shotgun sequence:
- the ZFP36L1 gene encoding mRNA decay activator protein ZFP36L1, with the protein MSTALVSPTIFDLSELLCKSNKMLNYNPSGVGGCLLDRKAVGTPAGGGFSRRHSVTLPNSKFHQAHLLGSLKGEPAPTLGPRENRFRDRSFSEGGERLLQQKQPGGQVNSSRYKTELCRPFEENGACKYGDKCQFAHGIHELRSLTRHPKYKTELCRTFHTIGFCPYGPRCHFIHNAEERRAVAGSRDPVINERPRLQHSFSFAGFPSAVATNGLLDSPTSITPPPIMSADDLLGSPPLPDCASNPFTFSSQELTNLFAPSMGVQVPCGGSPTTFFLRPMSESPNMFDSPPSPQDSLSDQEGYLSSSSSSHSGSDSPILDTSRRLPIFSRLSISDE; encoded by the exons ATGTCTACAGCCCTCGTGTCTCCAACCATCTTCGACCTGAGTGAACTTTTATGCAAA AGCAACAAGATGCTGAATTACAACCCTTCAGGTGTTGGAGGGTGTCTGTTGGACAGAAAGGCAGTGGGAACTCCAGCTGGCGGGGGCTTCTCCAGGAGGCATTCTGTCACCTTGCCCAACTCCAAGTTCCACCAGGCGCACCTTCTGGGCAGCCTCAAGGGGGAGCCAGCCCCAACACTGGGGCCCAGGGAGAACCGTTTTCGTGATCGGTCCTTCTCTGAAGGCGGCGAGCGTCTACTCCAGCAGAAGCAGCCTGGTGGACAAGTCAACTCGAGCCGCTACAAGACAGAGCTGTGCCGCCCTTTTGAGGAGAACGGAGCCTGCAAATACGGTGACAAGTGTCAGTTTGCCCATGGCATCCATGAGCTGCGGAGCCTGACCCGCCATCCCAAGTATAAGACGGAGCTCTGCCGCACTTTCCACACCATTGGTTTCTGTCCTTATGGGCCCCGCTGTCACTTCATCCACAATGCCGAAGAGCGTCGGGCTGTGGCTGGCAGCCGAGACCCCGTCATCAATGAAAGACCCCGCCTCCAACACAGCTTCAGCTTTGCTGGCTTTCCAAGTGCTGTGGCCACCAATGGGCTGCTGGACAGTCCCACTTCGATAACCCCTCCGCCCATCATGAGTGCGGATGATCTTCTGGGCTCTCCCCCTCTGCCTGACTGTGCCAGCAATCCCTTCACCTTCTCAAGTCAGGAGCTGACCAATCTCTTTGCTCCCAGCATGGGGGTGCAGGTGCCTTGTGGGGGATCTCCCACTACTTTCTTTCTTAGACCCATGTCGGAATCACCTAACATGTTTGACTCTCCCCCAAGTCCTCAGGACTCCCTCTCTGACCAGGAGGGCTACCTGAGCAGCTCTAGCAGCAGCCACAGTGGCTCGGATTCGCCCATTCTGGACACCTCAAGACGTCTTCCCATTTTCAGCAGACTTTCTATCTCTGATGAGTAA